A genome region from Fodinibius salicampi includes the following:
- the menD gene encoding 2-succinyl-5-enolpyruvyl-6-hydroxy-3-cyclohexene-1-carboxylic-acid synthase encodes MTDLETRNISFYWATIFIRSLLTSGVRHVVISPGSRSTPLTMAAAAHPKLQKHIILDERSAAFTALGIGKATGKPAILVCTSGTAASNYYPAVIEARQSGVPLIIATADRPPHLRSTGANQAIDQIKLFGDYPVFFHEVGEPHADEKDLKRLKMLARQSAGISQQRRGPVHLNFPFRKPLEPTPDFVKETEKENRETTVNTSTLTQFRQEIYHLPNGVQKAIASSSRPLIIIGPLAPEDDTQSIASLAEQLDCPVLSESTAETDYAINGFAGFLKSSDVRNNLQPDLILRFGFQPTSKAVELALRNWDTDHHFHFASTTDWQDATFAGSRHLPWLGRPIAIEQVNHSDNKEWINQWKKTDYSFRNYLKKNINETAELTDGHLFHQLLPQCGDEYFIAVSNSFPARDIQLFGRNVNRHPLFLNRGASGIDGVISTTIGLSAGLQKPGILFIGDLAFLHDTNALLNHKMVTQNLTIVVVNNSGGSIFRMLPIKKHKDYFEEYFETPQSADIQQLVQSYGIDYHQIADLSALWEFDLQKWQERHPRLSVIECRTNSDASMALRKKLWNF; translated from the coding sequence ATGACTGATCTGGAAACAAGAAACATTTCGTTTTACTGGGCTACGATTTTTATTCGCAGCCTGTTGACATCCGGGGTTCGTCATGTGGTTATTTCCCCGGGTTCACGGTCCACTCCCCTTACCATGGCTGCAGCGGCTCATCCAAAGCTGCAAAAACATATTATTTTGGATGAACGATCGGCAGCCTTTACTGCTTTGGGCATAGGAAAGGCCACGGGCAAACCTGCGATACTTGTTTGTACTTCCGGAACCGCCGCATCTAATTATTACCCGGCTGTTATAGAAGCCCGCCAATCGGGTGTTCCACTTATTATTGCCACTGCTGATCGTCCCCCGCATTTACGGTCAACGGGAGCCAACCAGGCTATCGATCAAATTAAATTGTTTGGAGATTACCCGGTCTTCTTTCATGAAGTGGGAGAACCACATGCTGACGAAAAAGACCTTAAACGATTGAAAATGCTTGCCCGTCAATCGGCAGGTATTTCACAGCAACGTCGGGGACCCGTACATCTTAATTTTCCTTTCCGAAAACCCCTCGAACCCACACCCGATTTTGTAAAAGAAACGGAAAAGGAAAACCGGGAAACAACTGTGAACACTAGTACCTTAACACAATTCCGCCAAGAGATTTATCACTTGCCAAATGGCGTTCAAAAAGCTATTGCATCCAGCTCCAGGCCACTTATCATAATCGGTCCCCTTGCTCCAGAAGATGATACCCAATCTATTGCCAGTCTGGCCGAACAATTAGACTGTCCCGTACTTTCCGAATCAACTGCTGAAACTGACTATGCTATCAATGGCTTTGCGGGATTTCTGAAGAGTTCCGATGTCCGGAATAATTTACAGCCCGATTTAATACTGCGTTTTGGCTTCCAGCCTACGTCAAAAGCAGTTGAACTGGCGCTCCGAAATTGGGATACCGATCACCATTTCCATTTTGCAAGTACCACTGACTGGCAGGATGCCACCTTTGCCGGAAGCAGGCATCTCCCCTGGCTAGGTCGCCCCATTGCTATTGAGCAAGTAAATCATTCGGATAACAAAGAGTGGATTAATCAGTGGAAAAAAACAGATTACAGTTTTAGAAATTACCTTAAAAAGAATATTAATGAAACAGCAGAACTAACTGATGGACACCTGTTTCATCAGTTGCTTCCTCAATGCGGAGATGAGTATTTCATTGCCGTATCCAACTCATTTCCCGCGCGGGATATCCAACTTTTTGGCCGGAATGTCAACCGGCACCCGCTATTTCTGAACCGGGGCGCCAGCGGCATTGACGGAGTGATCTCCACCACCATTGGCCTGAGTGCCGGCCTTCAAAAACCGGGAATCCTTTTTATTGGTGACCTGGCATTCCTGCACGATACAAATGCCCTGCTGAACCATAAAATGGTAACCCAAAACCTAACTATTGTTGTGGTCAATAATAGTGGAGGTTCCATTTTCCGGATGCTTCCGATCAAAAAGCATAAAGACTATTTTGAAGAGTATTTCGAAACGCCGCAATCTGCTGATATCCAGCAATTGGTACAATCCTACGGTATTGACTACCACCAGATTGCTGATCTTTCAGCCTTATGGGAATTTGATCTCCAGAAATGGCAAGAGCGGCACCCTCGTCTCTCGGTTATCGAATGCCGTACGAATTCGGATGCTTCCATGGCGCTCCGCAAGAAACTTTGGAATTTCTAG
- a CDS encoding isochorismate synthase translates to MDTDLKSTIPVLALDSAQKADQHLKEFIKDLFQQPSIQQAVFTFPVDNTDPLSLLSSVYKQEGFCYYWEQPSKQFSIVAGESLIKLSSAGTDRFSDIQEQQQEVISSTATFSALSHPCAGLMFLGGFSFFDEMQQPLWDSFEAASLVVPKWLIVQDSEHTLLTLTFHLDTFDNPDELHQEVIRRIENVPDKKQSFNSENNSPRDSEYKNNRSFPESSPNYKEWETSVNRSVDFIDEQKFQKIVLARQISVPYESKQSAVRFISRLREQYPNCSCFLVRQDEDHTFLGATPEKLASFKDGKLFTEALAGSIQRGQTPEEDSALAQNLSFSSKNQKEHQFVVRDIEQRLKSLAHTVYREEQPKVKKLSNVQHLYTPIRADLKPDVNVMSVLQQLHPTPAVGGYPWEEAAPHIKEFENFDRGWYAGPIGWLNGSGNGEFAVAIRSGLLNGTHAHFFAGCGIVADSDAQSEWEETNLKLRPMLSAFEYD, encoded by the coding sequence ATGGATACCGATTTAAAATCAACCATACCCGTTTTGGCGTTAGATTCGGCACAAAAGGCCGATCAACACCTGAAAGAATTTATTAAAGATTTATTTCAACAGCCGAGTATACAACAAGCTGTATTTACTTTTCCTGTTGACAATACCGATCCCCTTTCCCTCCTGTCTTCGGTATATAAACAAGAAGGTTTCTGCTATTATTGGGAACAACCTTCAAAACAATTTTCAATTGTTGCCGGGGAAAGCCTTATAAAACTTTCGTCTGCGGGCACCGACCGGTTTTCAGATATTCAGGAACAGCAACAGGAAGTTATATCTTCTACTGCAACTTTTTCAGCTCTTTCTCATCCCTGCGCGGGACTCATGTTTTTAGGGGGATTCTCTTTTTTTGATGAAATGCAGCAACCGCTATGGGACTCTTTTGAAGCTGCATCCCTAGTGGTACCCAAATGGCTGATAGTGCAAGATTCTGAGCATACTCTTCTGACACTGACCTTTCACTTGGATACATTTGACAACCCTGATGAACTGCATCAAGAAGTTATCCGGCGGATTGAGAACGTACCGGACAAAAAGCAGTCTTTCAATTCAGAAAACAACAGTCCGAGAGACTCAGAATATAAAAATAACCGTTCCTTCCCGGAATCAAGCCCCAATTACAAGGAGTGGGAAACTTCCGTAAATCGATCCGTCGATTTTATTGATGAACAGAAGTTCCAAAAAATCGTACTTGCCCGACAGATTTCCGTGCCCTACGAATCGAAACAATCGGCCGTCAGATTCATTTCCCGGCTAAGAGAGCAATATCCCAATTGCAGCTGCTTTCTTGTTCGCCAAGATGAAGATCACACTTTTTTGGGAGCTACCCCAGAAAAATTGGCCTCTTTTAAAGACGGCAAACTTTTTACCGAAGCCTTGGCGGGAAGTATACAGCGGGGACAAACCCCCGAAGAGGATTCAGCTTTGGCACAGAATCTCTCTTTTAGTTCAAAGAACCAGAAGGAACACCAATTTGTAGTACGCGATATAGAACAACGACTCAAATCCCTGGCACATACTGTTTACAGGGAGGAGCAACCCAAAGTTAAAAAGCTTTCCAATGTGCAACACCTATATACTCCCATACGTGCTGACCTCAAGCCTGATGTTAATGTTATGTCGGTGCTGCAACAACTCCATCCTACACCAGCCGTTGGCGGCTATCCCTGGGAAGAGGCCGCTCCTCATATAAAAGAGTTTGAAAATTTTGACAGGGGATGGTATGCTGGTCCCATAGGCTGGCTTAACGGCAGCGGTAACGGAGAATTTGCTGTAGCCATCCGAAGTGGACTTTTAAACGGCACCCATGCGCACTTTTTTGCAGGATGCGGAATTGTTGCAGACTCTGACGCCCAATCGGAATGGGAAGAAACCAATTTGAAATTGAGACCCATGCTCTCGGCTTTTGAATATGACTGA
- a CDS encoding DUF4290 domain-containing protein, producing the protein MFIEQKKPKDFDCGSNLDRMIASLPRIKDEEERIEYAKRAVGLIKQSHPNWVDENGNSKEAWKHFFALAEYDPSEYGIYNPFESNEADEAK; encoded by the coding sequence ATGTTTATAGAACAAAAGAAACCTAAAGATTTTGATTGCGGTTCAAATCTGGATCGCATGATCGCCTCCCTCCCACGCATTAAAGATGAGGAGGAACGCATTGAATACGCCAAGCGTGCCGTTGGTCTCATCAAACAGAGTCACCCTAACTGGGTTGACGAAAATGGCAACAGCAAAGAAGCATGGAAACATTTTTTTGCATTGGCCGAATATGATCCCTCAGAATACGGCATTTACAATCCATTTGAATCGAACGAGGCAGACGAGGCCAAATAG
- a CDS encoding PLP-dependent cysteine synthase family protein, translating into MYYNSILETIGNTPLIKLNNLADDLQGTVLVKVEYFNPGHSVKDRIGLKMIEDAEKEGLIEPGGTIIEGTSGNTGMGLALAAVIKGYDCIFTTTDKQSKAKLDMLRALGAEVKVCPTDVEPDDPRSYYSVAKRLSEEIPNSYYPNQYDNPSNTQAHYETTGPEIWEQTEGNVTHYVAGMGTGGTISGTSKYLKEQNEDIQTIGVDSKGSVYKKYFETGEFDKDEIHPYLTEGIGEDIIPENMDFDLIDAVMQVNDENAFITTRKLAQEEGLFVGGSCGAAVYGALEYARSGDFGEDDLMVIILPDSGTRYVSKIFNDKWMQEKGFLD; encoded by the coding sequence ATGTACTATAACTCAATACTGGAAACAATCGGTAATACGCCCTTAATAAAGCTGAATAATCTAGCTGATGATCTTCAGGGGACGGTTCTTGTTAAAGTTGAATACTTTAATCCGGGCCATAGTGTAAAGGATCGTATCGGATTAAAAATGATTGAGGATGCAGAAAAAGAAGGATTGATCGAGCCTGGCGGGACCATTATTGAAGGTACTTCCGGCAATACCGGAATGGGATTAGCATTAGCTGCCGTAATCAAAGGATATGACTGCATTTTTACAACGACCGATAAGCAAAGTAAAGCAAAACTTGATATGCTGAGGGCCTTGGGAGCTGAAGTAAAAGTATGCCCTACAGATGTAGAGCCCGATGACCCCCGGAGTTACTATTCCGTAGCAAAAAGGCTAAGCGAAGAGATACCAAATTCCTATTATCCCAACCAGTACGATAATCCCAGCAATACCCAGGCTCATTATGAGACAACAGGTCCTGAAATATGGGAGCAAACAGAGGGAAATGTAACCCATTATGTTGCAGGTATGGGTACCGGAGGAACGATTTCTGGCACTTCAAAGTATCTGAAGGAGCAAAACGAAGATATCCAAACGATAGGGGTAGACAGTAAAGGATCGGTTTATAAAAAGTATTTTGAAACAGGCGAATTCGATAAAGATGAGATTCATCCCTATCTGACTGAGGGAATTGGAGAAGATATTATTCCCGAAAACATGGATTTTGATCTTATTGATGCAGTTATGCAGGTAAATGATGAAAATGCATTTATTACGACCCGCAAGCTGGCACAAGAAGAAGGCTTGTTTGTGGGGGGATCCTGCGGCGCAGCGGTCTATGGAGCCTTAGAATATGCCCGTTCCGGAGATTTTGGTGAAGATGATTTGATGGTGATTATATTACCCGACAGCGGAACCCGGTATGTATCTAAAATATTTAACGACAAGTGGATGCAAGAAAAAGGGTTTCTGGATTAA
- a CDS encoding T9SS type A sorting domain-containing protein, whose translation MRFITHSILLMGIGLLFGVSNINVQNFERSVAVLEINNEQTGNPDLAKTLSVRYMAEVAGVPFEITQNFERAIEHSVLIATEGFNETNLSNVERDILRNYVDNGGVLISPNFKDSNLFDVFGIHNEEYSRSRKSITFEVDEFDQIYQLFNEPREEQVPLGSQSTENVILSRAYFQDGAEILATFDDGNPAITRNSYGEGYAYAIGISFRDVIVRNQLGLDFSANRDYSNAFEPGADVYSLMLRGIFAEHIPFLVWKHTSPSNTSSSVILTHDVDSESSMKVMNRFAEFQNGRGITATYFITTHYIHDALDGDYYTAYRDSIAKLDEQGQNIGSHAVGHFPDFDNLPVGNLGETKSSYNPTHSNGETQGATLAGELEVSKNLLSQDASQDQKIQSFRAPHLLFHDKLINMLDTLDYKYNSTFSANNIMTSFPYYSLKDRSFSGEETGLLEIPLTISDVIDGEFDGNNYEEVVSLWLEVTKKYDANSSPTVLLIHPNRDYKLRALKNYLDRLPPDMGIESIESFGQFWNQRNKVRFESYLENNTLNIHLLNKVPEFNRISFKIENGMELDEVHVYDTEGSQLSLQSEQSDNGSLLVYTMQESDETSESDSLPKPVVLYPNYPNPFSGTTTIPYDLKEDSNVTLEIYTILGEKIVVLVDEDREKGPHWVDFNAENLSSGIYLYKLKVNSYVGTGKLTLIK comes from the coding sequence ATGCGCTTTATTACCCACAGTATTTTGTTGATGGGGATTGGGCTCTTATTTGGGGTTTCAAATATTAATGTCCAAAATTTTGAGCGCAGTGTAGCTGTTCTTGAAATAAATAACGAGCAAACCGGCAACCCGGATCTAGCCAAGACATTATCTGTCAGGTATATGGCGGAGGTTGCCGGTGTTCCGTTTGAGATAACTCAAAATTTTGAACGAGCTATTGAGCACTCAGTGCTTATTGCCACGGAGGGATTTAATGAAACAAACCTTTCCAACGTAGAACGGGATATACTTAGAAATTATGTCGATAATGGAGGAGTGTTAATATCACCTAATTTTAAGGATTCCAATCTTTTTGATGTCTTTGGGATTCATAATGAAGAATATTCGCGAAGCCGAAAGTCGATCACTTTTGAGGTAGATGAGTTTGATCAGATTTATCAGCTATTTAATGAGCCACGGGAAGAACAAGTTCCTTTGGGAAGCCAATCTACTGAAAATGTGATTTTAAGCAGGGCCTATTTTCAGGACGGCGCTGAAATTTTGGCAACGTTTGATGATGGCAATCCTGCTATAACCCGCAATAGTTATGGAGAGGGCTATGCATATGCTATTGGTATTTCTTTTCGAGATGTTATTGTAAGGAATCAGCTGGGGCTGGATTTTTCGGCCAACAGGGATTACTCTAATGCTTTTGAGCCTGGAGCTGATGTCTATTCGCTTATGTTACGAGGTATATTTGCAGAACACATTCCCTTTTTGGTTTGGAAACATACTTCTCCCTCAAATACCAGTTCCTCTGTAATTCTCACGCATGATGTGGATAGCGAAAGCAGTATGAAGGTTATGAATCGATTCGCCGAATTTCAAAACGGTCGCGGGATAACTGCCACTTATTTTATCACTACGCATTATATTCATGATGCTCTTGACGGTGACTATTACACTGCATACAGAGATTCTATTGCAAAGCTTGACGAACAAGGGCAGAACATTGGAAGCCATGCTGTAGGTCATTTTCCAGATTTCGATAATCTCCCCGTTGGCAATCTGGGCGAAACTAAATCAAGCTATAATCCTACACACAGTAATGGAGAAACACAGGGCGCCACATTAGCCGGAGAGCTGGAGGTTTCGAAAAATCTTTTAAGTCAGGATGCATCTCAGGATCAGAAAATCCAATCATTTCGGGCACCTCACCTGTTGTTCCACGACAAGTTGATTAATATGCTTGATACCCTGGATTATAAATATAACTCAACCTTTTCGGCTAACAACATTATGACCTCTTTTCCCTATTACAGTTTGAAGGACCGGTCTTTTTCCGGGGAGGAGACGGGATTACTTGAAATACCGCTTACTATTTCTGATGTGATTGACGGGGAATTTGACGGGAATAATTATGAAGAGGTAGTGAGTTTATGGTTAGAAGTAACAAAAAAATATGATGCAAATTCCTCACCGACTGTTTTATTAATACATCCAAACAGGGATTATAAATTGAGGGCTTTAAAGAATTATTTGGATCGCTTACCTCCGGATATGGGTATTGAATCCATTGAGTCGTTTGGGCAATTCTGGAATCAAAGAAATAAAGTTCGTTTTGAAAGTTATTTAGAAAACAATACTCTCAATATTCACTTGTTAAACAAAGTTCCGGAATTTAATAGGATCTCATTCAAGATAGAAAATGGGATGGAGTTGGATGAAGTACACGTGTACGATACAGAAGGTAGTCAGTTATCGCTTCAATCTGAGCAATCAGATAATGGCTCTCTTCTGGTTTATACAATGCAAGAATCAGATGAGACCTCCGAATCCGATAGCTTACCAAAGCCGGTTGTTTTATACCCAAATTATCCCAATCCTTTTAGTGGCACAACCACAATACCTTATGACTTAAAAGAAGATTCGAATGTTACTTTGGAAATATATACCATACTGGGAGAGAAAATAGTGGTATTAGTTGATGAAGATCGGGAAAAAGGACCTCATTGGGTAGATTTTAATGCAGAAAATCTTTCAAGTGGCATATATTTATATAAGCTTAAGGTAAATTCATACGTAGGAACTGGAAAGCTAACTTTAATTAAATAG
- a CDS encoding DUF3467 domain-containing protein produces MSDKSSNLKKGQIEIELPDEEASGTYSNLVMISHSASEFILDFISVMPGRPKAKVVKRMVLTPDHAKRLVNALSENIKRFESENGTISNDDQIDVPFNYRGPTPEA; encoded by the coding sequence ATGTCTGACAAAAGCAGTAACCTGAAAAAAGGTCAGATAGAAATAGAATTGCCCGACGAAGAGGCAAGTGGAACGTATTCCAACTTAGTTATGATATCACACTCTGCCTCTGAATTTATTTTGGACTTTATCTCCGTAATGCCCGGACGCCCGAAGGCAAAAGTGGTAAAGCGAATGGTCCTCACTCCGGATCATGCAAAACGTCTGGTCAATGCGTTATCTGAAAACATTAAGCGGTTCGAAAGCGAAAACGGGACGATATCAAATGATGATCAGATTGATGTACCCTTTAATTACCGGGGACCGACACCTGAAGCATAG
- a CDS encoding murein hydrolase activator EnvC family protein, protein MLDFLKQLFNKKERDLTFVLFDDREPDPSSSYRFKPVKIFYLIGGMLLTVAVGVFLLLKFTPIAGLFFSQTEKELRTQAIEIAQQVQMLQDSLEVRNEQLLQLKEVIAEGQDTVFAVNQSRSEAEIPENEKSSELSNFSQVHTMQDTLLAKNEVVLSDIFENKPEFPVGYPLEGTITREYDPGKGHFGIDIATREGSAFAAIADGAVINQSWTLNYGWVLYIQHSNDIVTVYKHAASVSKSIGDIVLKGDVLGTAGNVGIISSGPHLHIEIWKNGVPQNPNSYLINL, encoded by the coding sequence ATGCTAGATTTTTTAAAACAGCTTTTTAATAAGAAGGAGCGGGATTTAACCTTTGTATTATTTGATGACCGCGAGCCTGATCCTTCCTCCAGCTATCGTTTTAAACCGGTTAAGATATTCTATCTTATCGGTGGAATGTTATTAACAGTAGCCGTAGGGGTATTTCTGCTGCTAAAGTTTACCCCGATAGCTGGTTTGTTTTTTTCCCAGACTGAAAAGGAGTTACGAACACAGGCTATTGAAATTGCCCAACAAGTTCAGATGCTCCAGGATTCTTTGGAGGTACGTAACGAGCAGCTTCTCCAGTTAAAAGAGGTGATAGCAGAAGGACAGGATACGGTCTTTGCCGTGAACCAATCACGGAGCGAAGCAGAAATTCCAGAAAATGAAAAAAGTTCGGAACTTTCAAACTTTTCGCAAGTACACACTATGCAGGATACCTTATTGGCAAAGAACGAAGTTGTTCTTTCCGATATATTTGAGAATAAACCGGAATTTCCAGTTGGCTATCCGTTGGAAGGAACCATCACACGAGAATATGATCCTGGAAAAGGTCATTTCGGTATAGATATTGCTACCCGAGAGGGTAGTGCATTCGCAGCAATTGCAGACGGTGCTGTTATCAATCAAAGTTGGACTTTAAATTACGGATGGGTATTATACATACAACATAGTAATGATATAGTTACCGTCTACAAGCACGCTGCAAGTGTTTCTAAATCTATAGGTGATATTGTTTTAAAAGGTGATGTGCTTGGCACTGCCGGGAATGTCGGTATTATAAGTTCGGGTCCTCATTTACATATAGAAATCTGGAAAAATGGTGTTCCTCAGAATCCTAATTCTTATCTCATAAATTTGTAA
- a CDS encoding polymer-forming cytoskeletal protein → MFNKKNDNQNNMSSNNNKPNSPSVNMISEGTTLEGTLKTKSDVRVAGTVDGEVNAKGKVIISSTGNIKGNIEAVDADIAGHVDGKIKVTNKLVLRDSAEIEGDIYTETLLVEEGAQINGEFHMTQEGSSSGSNSKKSTINGLTGTKSKTNSKDKKEDKDKETKTQKK, encoded by the coding sequence ATGTTTAATAAAAAGAACGACAATCAAAATAATATGAGTTCTAATAACAACAAACCCAATAGTCCCTCAGTTAATATGATTAGTGAAGGCACAACATTAGAAGGTACGCTTAAAACTAAAAGTGACGTCCGTGTTGCCGGTACCGTAGACGGAGAGGTTAATGCGAAAGGAAAAGTCATTATCTCTTCAACGGGCAATATTAAAGGAAATATTGAAGCAGTTGATGCGGATATTGCCGGCCATGTGGATGGTAAAATAAAAGTTACCAATAAACTTGTTTTACGAGATTCGGCCGAGATTGAAGGTGATATCTATACTGAAACACTATTAGTAGAAGAGGGTGCCCAAATAAATGGTGAATTCCATATGACCCAAGAAGGCAGCAGTAGTGGTAGCAATAGTAAGAAATCTACGATAAATGGCCTGACGGGAACAAAGTCAAAAACGAATTCAAAAGATAAAAAAGAAGACAAGGATAAGGAGACTAAAACTCAAAAGAAGTAA
- a CDS encoding AtpZ/AtpI family protein, giving the protein MSKQNFLAEYIRYVSLGIEIAGALAIPILIGYWLDSYFDLAPWLLLTGCLVGILNIFVMIFKLNRHFNQKS; this is encoded by the coding sequence TTGAGCAAACAAAATTTTCTTGCCGAGTATATTAGGTATGTCTCTTTGGGGATAGAGATAGCCGGGGCCCTTGCTATACCTATATTAATTGGATATTGGCTCGACAGTTATTTTGATTTGGCTCCCTGGCTTTTGCTGACTGGCTGTTTGGTGGGCATTTTAAATATTTTTGTGATGATTTTTAAGCTTAACAGGCATTTTAATCAGAAGTCTTAA
- the atpB gene encoding F0F1 ATP synthase subunit A yields MLQAFRRVLVTLLIFLFVASSVKAAQADEEDSGSVIDVMGKVVDHHYFALPGYELQLPRIMLVDGEWHFYSSTGAALNSGDFVEENGVLVPSNGNEVTLDMSITSHLVYVWIGIGLTLWLTIAMARRYKRGQGRKTEPKGWFQNLFEVVFVFVQDDIAKQNISNDKYRKFVPYLFAVFVAITFMNLFGLLPWGVTATADITVTAILAFITFVLTQWNGSKDHWEHVFWFPGVHPLMRIILTPIEIIGLFTKPFALAVRLFANMLSGKIMIICILGLIFIFADIFGSIAGIGVSFLSVPLTAVLYILKAFVGILQAYIFTLLSAVFIGMAAAEHEHHEEGIEAHA; encoded by the coding sequence ATGCTACAGGCCTTTCGCCGCGTACTCGTTACCTTATTGATTTTCTTATTTGTTGCTTCTTCTGTAAAAGCCGCACAGGCAGATGAGGAGGATTCAGGTTCTGTTATTGATGTTATGGGAAAGGTGGTTGATCATCATTATTTTGCTTTGCCCGGATATGAGTTGCAGTTACCTCGTATTATGTTAGTGGACGGAGAGTGGCATTTTTATTCAAGTACCGGGGCGGCTCTTAATTCGGGAGATTTTGTTGAAGAAAATGGAGTACTGGTTCCATCCAATGGGAACGAAGTTACATTGGATATGTCAATCACTTCTCATTTAGTTTATGTATGGATTGGTATCGGACTGACTCTCTGGTTGACTATTGCTATGGCTCGTCGGTATAAAAGGGGACAGGGACGAAAGACAGAGCCAAAAGGCTGGTTTCAAAATCTATTTGAGGTTGTATTTGTATTTGTTCAGGATGATATAGCGAAGCAAAATATTTCCAATGATAAATATCGAAAATTTGTTCCTTATCTATTTGCCGTTTTTGTAGCCATCACTTTTATGAATCTTTTCGGGCTCTTACCGTGGGGAGTTACGGCAACGGCTGATATAACGGTTACGGCTATTTTGGCATTTATTACTTTTGTATTAACACAGTGGAATGGCTCGAAGGACCACTGGGAGCATGTCTTTTGGTTTCCCGGAGTTCATCCTCTGATGCGTATTATTTTAACTCCTATTGAGATTATCGGTCTTTTTACCAAGCCTTTCGCCCTGGCCGTACGTCTGTTTGCAAACATGCTTTCTGGTAAGATTATGATTATTTGTATTCTGGGGCTGATCTTCATCTTTGCTGATATCTTTGGTTCAATTGCAGGAATAGGAGTTAGTTTCTTGTCTGTACCACTGACAGCGGTATTGTATATACTGAAGGCATTTGTCGGGATTTTACAAGCTTATATTTTCACACTGCTTTCCGCCGTGTTTATTGGGATGGCAGCAGCAGAGCACGAGCACCATGAGGAAGGAATTGAGGCTCATGCTTAA
- the atpE gene encoding ATP synthase F0 subunit C produces the protein MGLLAAGIGAGIVAVGAGIGIGMIGKGATESIARQPEASGDIRGAMILTAALIEGVALIGAIVCILLALQV, from the coding sequence ATGGGTTTATTAGCAGCAGGAATCGGAGCAGGAATTGTAGCAGTTGGTGCAGGAATAGGTATCGGTATGATCGGCAAGGGTGCTACGGAAAGTATTGCTCGTCAACCTGAAGCATCCGGAGATATTCGTGGAGCCATGATTTTGACTGCAGCTCTTATTGAGGGTGTAGCTCTGATCGGTGCTATTGTTTGTATCCTTCTTGCACTCCAAGTATAA
- the atpF gene encoding F0F1 ATP synthase subunit B, giving the protein MMLLLAGGGGILSFNGGFAIWVLISMIIFLWIMGKYAVPLIMDALQEREERIKDSLESAEKALNRAEQISKDNEKALREAEKKAQEIRKEAIQEAEMLRAERIEKSKKEAEEMIAQAKKTIEQEKERALMELRDEVVHLAVQSASKIIDAELDEKKNSKLVESFIKDISKN; this is encoded by the coding sequence ATGATGCTATTATTGGCAGGTGGAGGTGGAATCCTCTCATTTAACGGGGGGTTCGCTATATGGGTACTTATAAGTATGATCATCTTTCTATGGATCATGGGTAAGTATGCCGTTCCTCTTATTATGGATGCTCTGCAGGAACGTGAAGAACGGATTAAAGATTCATTGGAATCTGCTGAGAAGGCACTTAACCGTGCCGAGCAAATTTCAAAGGATAATGAGAAAGCTCTTCGGGAAGCGGAAAAGAAGGCTCAGGAGATTCGTAAAGAGGCAATACAAGAAGCTGAGATGCTTCGTGCTGAACGAATTGAAAAGTCTAAGAAAGAGGCAGAAGAGATGATTGCCCAGGCTAAAAAAACCATTGAGCAAGAAAAGGAACGTGCGCTCATGGAACTTCGGGATGAAGTTGTTCACCTGGCCGTGCAGTCGGCATCTAAAATTATTGATGCAGAGCTTGACGAAAAGAAAAATAGCAAGCTCGTGGAGAGCTTTATCAAAGATATCTCTAAAAATTAA